From Pseudomonas sp. FP2335, the proteins below share one genomic window:
- a CDS encoding LysR family transcriptional regulator translates to MDLVQLEIFKAVAEQGSISAAAQLIHRVPSNLTTRIKQLEQDLGVELFIREKSRLRLSPAGWNFLGYARRILDLVQEARATVAGEEPQGAFALGSLESTAAVRIPALLAAYNQKHTKVELDLSTGPSGTMIEGVLSGRLAAAFVDGPVLHATLEGVAVFEEEMVVIAPLHHAPITRGQDVNGENIYTFRSNCSYRHHFERWFSQDGAVPGKIFEIESYHGMLACVSAGAGLALMPRSMLESMPGFTAVSVWPLTDKFRLLHTWLIWRRGTVSQSLNSFVKLLQERVLEPT, encoded by the coding sequence TTGGATCTGGTGCAGCTGGAAATCTTCAAGGCCGTTGCCGAGCAAGGCAGCATCAGCGCCGCCGCGCAGTTGATTCATCGGGTGCCGTCGAACCTGACCACCCGCATCAAGCAATTGGAGCAGGACCTGGGCGTGGAATTGTTCATCCGCGAGAAAAGCCGCCTGCGCTTGTCACCGGCCGGCTGGAATTTCCTCGGTTATGCGCGGCGCATTCTCGATCTGGTGCAGGAGGCCCGCGCCACGGTGGCGGGGGAGGAGCCCCAGGGTGCGTTTGCCCTGGGCTCGCTGGAGAGTACGGCGGCGGTGCGCATCCCGGCGTTGCTCGCGGCGTATAACCAGAAACACACCAAGGTCGAGCTGGACCTGAGCACCGGACCGTCGGGCACCATGATTGAAGGCGTGCTATCGGGACGCCTGGCGGCGGCGTTTGTCGATGGGCCGGTGTTGCACGCGACCCTCGAAGGCGTGGCGGTGTTTGAGGAGGAAATGGTGGTGATCGCGCCGCTGCATCACGCGCCCATCACCCGGGGCCAGGATGTGAATGGCGAGAATATCTACACGTTCCGCTCGAACTGCTCGTACCGGCATCATTTCGAACGTTGGTTTTCCCAGGACGGTGCGGTGCCGGGGAAGATTTTCGAGATCGAGTCGTATCACGGCATGTTGGCTTGCGTCAGCGCCGGTGCGGGCTTGGCGCTGATGCCGCGCAGCATGTTGGAAAGCATGCCGGGGTTTACGGCGGTGAGTGTGTGGCCGTTGACGGACAAATTCCGGCTGCTGCACACCTGGCTGATCTGGCGGCGGGGCACGGTGTCGCAGAGCCTCAACAGCTTTGTGAAGCTGCTGCAAGAGCGCGTTCTAGAGCCAACATAG
- a CDS encoding aldehyde dehydrogenase family protein, producing the protein MNATTHALSINPANGETVGSYSYESESQLNAALDRATAAFRTWRHQPLSQRAERLLALAAALREQAEEMAQMITLEMGKPIAQARAEIEKCAKLSDWYAAQGPAMLAPEPTLVDNGSAHIEYRPLGPILAVMPWNFPVWQVLRGAVPTMLAGNTYVLKHAPNVMGSAYLMQQAFKKAGFAEGLFEVINVTTDGVSKAIADPRIAAVTLTGSVRAGMAIGSQAGAALKKCVLELGGSDPFIVLNDADLDAAVQAAVIGRFQNSGQVCAAAKRLIIEAGVAEAFTAKFLAASRALVMGDPTSAATYIGPMARFDLRDELHGQVQATLEEGATLLLGGHKVAGAGNYYEPTVLAGVTDQMTSFKQELFGPVASIITARDADHAVALANDSEFGLTASIFTTDAAKARDIANRLETGGIFVNAFSVSDPRVAFGGIKKSGFGRELSHFGVREFCNAQTVWLDRK; encoded by the coding sequence ATGAACGCGACTACCCACGCCCTCTCGATTAACCCGGCCAACGGCGAAACGGTCGGCAGCTACTCGTATGAAAGCGAGTCGCAGCTGAACGCCGCCCTCGACCGTGCCACCGCGGCCTTCCGCACCTGGCGCCACCAGCCGCTCAGCCAGCGCGCCGAACGGCTGCTGGCCCTGGCCGCCGCCCTGCGCGAACAAGCCGAAGAGATGGCGCAGATGATCACCCTGGAAATGGGCAAGCCCATCGCCCAGGCCCGCGCCGAAATCGAAAAATGCGCCAAGCTCAGTGACTGGTACGCCGCCCAGGGCCCGGCCATGCTCGCCCCGGAGCCGACCCTGGTGGACAACGGCAGCGCCCATATCGAATACCGCCCACTGGGCCCGATCCTCGCGGTGATGCCGTGGAACTTCCCGGTCTGGCAAGTGCTGCGCGGCGCCGTGCCGACAATGCTCGCCGGCAACACCTACGTGCTCAAGCACGCGCCGAACGTGATGGGCAGCGCCTACCTGATGCAGCAGGCATTCAAAAAAGCCGGCTTTGCTGAAGGCCTGTTCGAAGTGATCAACGTGACGACCGACGGCGTATCCAAAGCCATCGCCGACCCGCGCATCGCCGCCGTCACCCTCACCGGCAGCGTGCGCGCCGGTATGGCCATCGGCTCCCAGGCCGGTGCCGCGCTGAAAAAGTGTGTGCTGGAACTGGGCGGCTCCGACCCGTTCATCGTGCTCAACGACGCCGACCTTGACGCCGCGGTGCAAGCCGCCGTGATTGGCCGCTTCCAGAACAGCGGGCAAGTCTGCGCAGCTGCCAAGCGTCTGATCATCGAAGCCGGCGTGGCCGAAGCCTTTACCGCAAAATTCCTCGCAGCCAGCCGTGCCCTGGTGATGGGCGACCCGACATCCGCCGCCACGTACATCGGCCCGATGGCCCGCTTCGACCTGCGCGACGAGCTGCACGGCCAGGTCCAGGCGACTCTTGAAGAAGGCGCGACCCTGCTACTGGGCGGCCATAAAGTCGCCGGTGCCGGCAACTACTATGAGCCGACCGTACTGGCAGGCGTCACCGACCAGATGACCTCGTTCAAACAGGAACTGTTCGGCCCGGTAGCCTCGATCATCACCGCCCGCGACGCCGACCACGCGGTAGCGCTGGCGAATGACAGCGAGTTCGGCCTGACCGCGAGCATCTTCACCACCGACGCGGCGAAGGCGCGGGATATAGCCAACCGCCTGGAAACCGGCGGGATTTTCGTCAACGCCTTCAGCGTGTCCGACCCTCGGGTGGCGTTTGGCGGGATCAAGAAAAGCGGCTTTGGCCGTGAACTGTCACACTTCGGCGTGCGGGAATTCTGCAACGCGCAGACCGTGTGGCTGGACCGCAAATAA
- a CDS encoding ABC transporter substrate-binding protein, which produces MLPRITALLTGLSVCALAHAAPTDYPLTLENCGSTLTFQQAPARSVTIGQAATEMLYALGVGDKVVGTSLWFNSVLPQFKAQNERIERLANNEPSFEAVIAKRPQLVAAELEWVVGAQGVVGTREQFHELQIPTYLLPSDCEGKDNLVGADGTRLEPFRIETIYKSISQLAAIFDVQDRGQQLNGELKARLAKSVATVQSKGLKQASALVWFSSAELASDPYVAGHKGIPEFMLQTLGLRNVVQSDEEWPAVGWETIAKANPTFLVIARMDRRRYPADDHEKKLAFLRSDPVTRNMDAVKNNRIIILDALALQASIRMFDGLEQLATAIDGYDLPK; this is translated from the coding sequence ATGCTGCCACGCATTACCGCCCTGCTCACCGGCCTGAGTGTTTGTGCCCTGGCCCACGCCGCGCCGACTGACTACCCGCTGACCCTGGAAAACTGCGGCAGCACCCTCACCTTCCAGCAAGCGCCGGCGCGCAGCGTGACCATTGGCCAAGCCGCCACCGAGATGCTTTATGCGTTGGGCGTGGGCGACAAAGTGGTCGGCACCTCACTGTGGTTCAACAGTGTGCTGCCGCAGTTCAAGGCACAGAACGAGCGCATCGAACGCCTGGCCAACAATGAGCCGAGCTTCGAAGCCGTGATCGCCAAGCGCCCGCAGTTGGTGGCCGCCGAGCTGGAATGGGTGGTCGGCGCACAAGGCGTGGTCGGCACCCGTGAGCAATTCCACGAACTGCAGATCCCCACCTACCTGCTGCCCTCCGACTGCGAAGGCAAGGACAACCTGGTGGGCGCCGACGGCACGCGGCTGGAGCCGTTCCGCATCGAGACCATCTACAAAAGCATCAGCCAACTGGCGGCGATCTTCGATGTGCAGGACCGCGGTCAACAGCTGAACGGCGAACTCAAGGCGCGCCTGGCCAAGTCCGTCGCCACCGTGCAGAGCAAGGGCCTCAAGCAGGCCAGCGCACTGGTGTGGTTCTCCAGCGCCGAGCTGGCCAGCGACCCGTATGTCGCCGGGCACAAGGGCATTCCCGAATTCATGCTGCAAACCCTCGGCCTGCGCAACGTGGTGCAGTCCGATGAAGAATGGCCCGCCGTGGGCTGGGAAACCATCGCCAAGGCCAACCCGACCTTCCTCGTCATCGCCCGCATGGACCGCCGCCGCTACCCTGCCGACGACCATGAAAAGAAACTCGCCTTCCTGCGCAGCGACCCGGTCACCCGCAACATGGATGCGGTAAAAAACAACCGCATCATCATCCTCGACGCCCTGGCGTTGCAGGCCAGCATCCGCATGTTCGACGGCCTTGAGCAACTGGCCACGGCCATCGACGGCTACGACCTGCCGAAATGA
- a CDS encoding iron ABC transporter permease, whose translation MIRALLALALLLAAVLAGVAIGETAISPQVVLQVLANKLWGAGYVLDPIDEGVVWNYRLTRALVAAACGAGLATCGVILQSLLRNPLADPYLLGISAGASTGAVLVALIGVGGGLISLSAGAFVGAMAAFALVILLARASGSSSGTGQIILAGIAGSQLFNALTAFLITKSASSEQARGIMFWLLGNLSGVRWPSVWLAVPVALVGLAVCLWHRRALDAFTFGTDSAASLGIPVRRVQFVLVGCAALVTAVMVSIVGSIGFVGLVIPHAVRLLLGTGHSRLLPASALGGALFLIAADVLSRTLIKGQVIPVGVVTALVGAPVFALILIGRRNAR comes from the coding sequence ATGATTCGTGCCCTCCTCGCCCTGGCCCTACTCCTGGCCGCCGTGCTCGCCGGCGTGGCCATCGGCGAAACCGCCATCTCGCCGCAGGTCGTACTTCAGGTGCTGGCCAATAAACTGTGGGGCGCCGGCTACGTGCTCGACCCCATCGACGAAGGCGTAGTGTGGAACTACCGCCTGACCCGCGCGCTGGTCGCCGCCGCCTGCGGTGCCGGGCTGGCGACCTGCGGGGTGATCCTGCAATCGCTGCTGCGCAATCCGCTGGCCGATCCGTACCTGCTGGGCATCAGCGCCGGCGCCTCGACAGGTGCGGTGCTGGTGGCGCTGATCGGGGTGGGCGGCGGCTTGATTTCATTGTCGGCTGGCGCGTTTGTCGGCGCGATGGCGGCGTTTGCGCTGGTGATTTTATTGGCGCGGGCCAGCGGCTCGTCCAGCGGCACCGGGCAGATCATCCTCGCTGGCATTGCCGGTTCGCAGCTGTTCAACGCACTCACCGCATTCCTCATCACCAAATCCGCCAGCTCCGAACAGGCGCGCGGCATCATGTTCTGGCTGCTGGGCAACCTCAGCGGCGTGCGCTGGCCGTCGGTGTGGCTGGCGGTGCCGGTGGCGCTGGTGGGGTTGGCGGTGTGCCTGTGGCATCGCCGGGCGCTGGATGCGTTCACCTTTGGCACAGATTCGGCGGCGTCCCTGGGCATCCCGGTGCGCCGCGTGCAATTTGTGCTGGTGGGTTGCGCGGCGTTGGTGACGGCGGTGATGGTGTCGATTGTCGGCTCCATCGGCTTTGTCGGCTTGGTGATCCCCCATGCCGTGCGCCTGCTGCTCGGCACCGGGCATTCGCGCCTGCTGCCGGCCAGCGCGTTGGGGGGGGCGTTGTTCCTGATTGCCGCGGATGTGCTGTCGCGCACCTTGATCAAGGGCCAGGTGATCCCGGTGGGTGTGGTGACCGCGCTGGTAGGCGCGCCGGTGTTTGCGCTGATCCTGATCGGCCGGAGGAATGCGCGATGA
- a CDS encoding ABC transporter ATP-binding protein, with the protein MSVLSCRGLGFRVREAELLRDIHLDVELGETLGIVGPNGSGKSTLLKLLAGLRTPARGDVLLGGQRLGQLSRRSIAQQLAVVEQQADTDDAIRVFDAVALGRTPWLSALSPWSDADDAIVRQALHDVDATHLAQRAWRSLSGGERQRVHIARALAQRPQILLLDEPTNHLDIQHQLAILKGVQALPVTTLIALHDLNQALTCDRLAVLDHGRLVALGKPLEVLTPQRLQDTFGVQAHYLTDPFDGAQILRLRSN; encoded by the coding sequence ATGAGCGTGCTCAGTTGCCGTGGCCTGGGCTTCAGGGTGCGCGAAGCCGAGTTGCTGCGCGACATTCACCTGGACGTGGAGCTGGGCGAGACCCTCGGTATCGTCGGGCCGAACGGTTCCGGCAAATCCACCCTGCTCAAGCTGCTCGCCGGGTTGCGTACCCCGGCGCGTGGCGACGTGCTGCTGGGCGGCCAGCGCCTCGGGCAGCTGTCGCGCCGCAGCATCGCGCAACAGTTGGCCGTGGTAGAGCAACAGGCCGACACCGATGACGCCATCCGCGTGTTCGACGCCGTGGCCCTGGGCCGCACGCCGTGGCTGTCGGCGCTGAGCCCGTGGTCGGATGCAGACGACGCCATCGTGCGCCAAGCCCTGCACGACGTGGACGCCACCCACCTGGCCCAACGCGCCTGGCGCAGCCTTTCCGGCGGCGAGCGCCAACGCGTGCACATCGCCCGCGCCCTGGCGCAACGGCCGCAGATCCTGTTGCTGGATGAGCCGACCAATCACCTGGATATTCAGCATCAACTGGCGATCTTGAAAGGCGTGCAAGCGCTGCCGGTGACGACGCTGATTGCCCTGCATGACCTGAACCAGGCGCTGACCTGTGATCGCCTGGCGGTGCTGGACCACGGGCGATTGGTGGCGCTGGGCAAGCCGCTGGAAGTGCTGACGCCGCAGCGTTTGCAAGACACATTCGGGGTGCAGGCGCACTACCTCACAGACCCGTTCGACGGCGCGCAGATACTGCGGCTGCGTTCCAACTAA
- a CDS encoding GNAT family N-acetyltransferase codes for MLIQPVDTPAIPEVLAFVLHARGELFPKLSDAGMPNDLAQFEAVYVQGSGRFLIARAGDEIVAAIGYLPYDGRFPQLDYQGRRTVEVVRLFVLPAFRRSGLARELYRALEALAHAQGVEVMYLHTHPFLPGAIEFWRRQGFAVVDVEADPVWQTTHMQRLL; via the coding sequence ATGCTGATCCAGCCGGTTGATACGCCGGCTATTCCCGAGGTACTGGCCTTTGTGCTGCACGCCCGTGGCGAGCTGTTTCCCAAGCTCAGCGATGCAGGTATGCCGAACGATCTTGCACAGTTCGAGGCGGTTTACGTGCAAGGCAGCGGCCGGTTTTTGATCGCCCGCGCTGGCGACGAAATTGTTGCCGCGATTGGCTACTTGCCCTATGACGGGCGTTTTCCCCAGTTGGATTACCAGGGGCGCCGGACGGTGGAAGTGGTGCGCCTGTTTGTGCTGCCAGCGTTCCGCCGTTCTGGATTGGCGAGGGAGTTGTACCGTGCGCTGGAGGCGCTGGCGCACGCGCAGGGGGTGGAGGTGATGTACCTGCACACCCATCCGTTTCTGCCGGGTGCGATTGAGTTTTGGCGGCGGCAGGGGTTTGCGGTGGTGGACGTGGAAGCTGATCCGGTGTGGCAGACCACGCACATGCAGCGGCTGCTGTAG
- a CDS encoding alpha/beta hydrolase fold domain-containing protein, whose translation MPYKPWPASEPQLAEMRRFNKKLAWLPRFKIRNRVTPRLIQALLRAGQVFKRSPVAQTRLAGNVPVRILRPVGKPKGVVLDIHGGGWVIGNAQMDDDLNLGMVNACDVAVVSVDYRLAVDTPVAGLMDDCLAAARWLLSAEEFAGLPVVVVGESAGGHLAAATLLALKQSPELLQRVCGALLYYGVYDLSGTPSVRAAGPHTLLLDGPGMVEALRLLTPGLSDEERRQAPLSPLYGDFNGLPPALMWVGTLDPLKDDTLLIAERWPGTEAYLVPEAAHGFIHFPLGVGAAVLEHSRAWILQRIQAVSAVGEP comes from the coding sequence ATGCCCTATAAACCATGGCCTGCCAGCGAACCCCAGCTGGCCGAAATGCGCCGTTTCAACAAAAAGCTCGCGTGGCTGCCGCGCTTCAAGATCCGCAACCGTGTGACGCCGCGCTTGATCCAGGCGCTGTTGCGCGCCGGTCAGGTGTTCAAGCGCTCGCCCGTGGCGCAAACCCGGCTCGCCGGCAACGTCCCCGTGCGTATTCTGCGGCCAGTCGGCAAACCCAAGGGCGTGGTGCTGGATATTCACGGCGGCGGCTGGGTGATCGGCAACGCGCAGATGGACGACGATCTCAACCTGGGCATGGTCAATGCCTGCGACGTCGCGGTGGTGTCGGTGGACTACCGGCTGGCGGTGGACACGCCGGTGGCAGGCTTGATGGACGATTGCCTGGCGGCGGCGCGTTGGTTGCTCAGCGCCGAGGAGTTTGCCGGGTTGCCGGTGGTCGTTGTCGGCGAATCGGCCGGCGGGCATCTGGCGGCAGCGACGTTGCTGGCGCTGAAGCAATCACCAGAGCTGCTCCAACGGGTGTGCGGCGCGCTGTTGTACTACGGCGTTTACGATTTGAGCGGCACGCCCAGCGTACGCGCGGCGGGGCCGCACACCTTGTTGCTGGACGGGCCGGGCATGGTCGAGGCGTTGCGCTTGCTGACGCCGGGGTTGAGCGATGAAGAACGTCGGCAGGCGCCATTGTCACCGCTGTATGGCGACTTCAACGGGTTACCGCCGGCGTTGATGTGGGTGGGCACGTTGGACCCGCTTAAAGACGACACGCTGTTGATCGCCGAGCGCTGGCCTGGGACTGAGGCGTACCTGGTGCCCGAAGCGGCGCATGGGTTTATTCATTTTCCGCTGGGGGTGGGAGCGGCGGTGCTGGAGCACAGCCGGGCGTGGATTCTGCAACGGATTCAGGCGGTAAGCGCCGTGGGTGAACCGTGA
- a CDS encoding TspO/MBR family protein, which yields MTFFIFLLACVAAASTGLLFKPGAWYESLVKPSFTPPNWLFPVAWTLIYLLLAWAGYRLSLIPDSQVVLALWAAQIALNTLWTPVFFGAHRILAGMVILAVLWLTVATMVVLAVRLDLITGLILFPYLAWLCVAAALNFSILRSNR from the coding sequence ATGACTTTCTTCATCTTCCTGCTCGCCTGCGTCGCCGCCGCCAGTACCGGCCTGCTGTTCAAGCCCGGCGCGTGGTACGAATCCCTCGTCAAGCCCAGCTTCACGCCGCCCAACTGGCTGTTCCCGGTGGCGTGGACGCTGATTTATCTGCTGCTGGCCTGGGCCGGTTATCGCCTCAGCCTGATCCCGGACAGCCAGGTGGTGTTGGCGTTGTGGGCGGCGCAGATTGCGTTGAATACGTTGTGGACGCCGGTGTTCTTCGGCGCGCATCGCATCCTGGCCGGGATGGTGATCCTGGCGGTGTTGTGGCTGACCGTGGCGACGATGGTGGTGCTGGCGGTGCGTCTGGATCTGATCACCGGGTTGATCCTGTTCCCCTACCTGGCGTGGCTGTGTGTGGCGGCGGCGCTGAACTTCTCGATCCTGCGCAGTAACCGCTGA
- a CDS encoding nucleotidyltransferase family protein — protein MTLTVDRLLELAMANPINAEIAARLPTLGLDQCLLTAGCLFQAVWNHQANRPAGHGVKDYDVFYFDTDLSYEAEDKVIRAAQRLFDDLGVNVEVRNQARVHLWYGQRFGRPYPQLHTARQGIDRYLVAGTCIGLDVATGEVYAPYGLEDVEQGVLRINPHHPEPQLFAQKALSYQARWPWLKILEPNPADTV, from the coding sequence ATGACATTGACCGTCGACCGCTTGCTCGAATTGGCCATGGCCAACCCCATCAATGCCGAGATCGCCGCGCGTTTGCCGACGCTGGGGTTGGATCAGTGTTTGCTCACCGCCGGCTGCTTGTTCCAGGCGGTGTGGAACCATCAGGCGAACCGGCCTGCTGGGCATGGGGTGAAGGACTACGACGTTTTTTACTTTGATACGGACCTTTCCTACGAGGCTGAGGACAAGGTCATACGTGCGGCGCAGCGGTTGTTCGACGACCTGGGTGTGAATGTCGAGGTGAGGAACCAGGCGCGGGTGCATCTTTGGTATGGCCAGCGGTTTGGGCGGCCTTACCCGCAATTGCACACCGCCAGACAGGGGATTGATCGTTACCTGGTGGCGGGCACGTGCATTGGCTTGGACGTGGCGACGGGCGAGGTGTATGCGCCGTATGGGTTGGAAGATGTCGAGCAGGGGGTGTTGCGGATCAATCCCCATCACCCGGAGCCGCAGTTGTTTGCCCAGAAGGCGCTGAGTTATCAGGCCCGCTGGCCCTGGCTCAAGATCCTGGAACCAAACCCTGCCGACACGGTTTGA